One stretch of Arachis duranensis cultivar V14167 chromosome 1, aradu.V14167.gnm2.J7QH, whole genome shotgun sequence DNA includes these proteins:
- the LOC107486295 gene encoding protein FAR1-RELATED SEQUENCE 9-like codes for MFKDCMLGDYKVGAFQRKWFEMVEKFGVADKRWAQDMYERRHSWATSHIRRKFLAEFHTTSTCEDLHAVISWYVKSRYSYTDFLHHFHRCLMFGRAKEVEADFECAKGDLVLTTNLKQLERCAADNYTQTIFYLFVPILDRTCAMRVVDFEDNDSYFIHTVSRYGTPGKDWHVVATSEMSEVRCTCMKIECFWVPCDHIIVVLVFNNVHEIPRSLILPRWTKDEKVVGCSRWA; via the coding sequence ATGTTTAAGGATTGCATGCTTGGCGACTACAAGGTCGGAGCATTCCAGAGAAAGTGGTTTGAGATGGTGGAGAAATTTGGCGTCGCCGATAAAAGATGGGCACAAGACATGTACGAGAGAAGGCATAGTTGGGCAACATCACACATACGAAGAAAGTTCCTTGCCGAATTTCACACAACCTCAACGTGTGAGGACTTGCACGCGGTGATATCATGGTATGTTAAGTCTCGATACAGTTACACTGATTTTTTACATCATTTTCATCGATGCTTGATGTTTGGTCGTGCAAAGGAAGTCGAGGCTGATTTTGAGTGTGCAAAGGGTGACCTTGTTTTGACCACCAACCTGAAACAGTTGGAGCGGTGTGCAGCCGATAACTACACTCAAACAATATTCTATTTGTTTGTTCCCATTCTTGACAGGACCTGTGCAATGAGGGTGGTTGATTTTGAGGACAACGATTCGTATTTTATCCACACCGTCTCTCGATATGGCACTCCTGGGAAAGATTGGCATGTTGTTGCAACATCTGAAATGAGCGAGGTCCGATGCACGTGCATGAAAATTGAATGTTTTTGGGTCCCTTGCGATCATATAATTGTGGTGCTTGTTTTTAACAATGTTCATGAGATCCCAAGGTCTCTGATATTGCCGAGATGGACCAAGGATGAAAAAGTGGTGGGGTGCAGTCGATGGGCATAA